Proteins encoded in a region of the Globicephala melas chromosome 1, mGloMel1.2, whole genome shotgun sequence genome:
- the TEDDM1 gene encoding transmembrane epididymal protein 1: MEQPGHEGPPVQILKWPQKVWTCLGFTLLTFFRGISSSLGTFIGHAYPGLFLLSYGLYQAVVVSKAVIFSDSFLYPSSPPRSKGRWARLWKISYGGLLKTLAGSGLLVYEISCVKRGLILMNRELPLTVMYAKEWQHVTMYILLTLNGCVEVVSKNLLPQHWVPLEEGTLVLTFYVLLLLLVSHVQDSAGVELQVHSLLILVVLLLMLVLTVQLWVPDTFQLSVIGTFLFQIIGSWLVQAGFILYKPGTGYPGQDDDIIDITFVTTFFCWHVMIDALCLLGIYGVSSFWHCCYRPSWKLTGSREAPCYTTTVGPLYKLLQEVDQSESGSLSTSSWVLNVWAQILVRAEDNNCCDQVF; encoded by the exons ATGGAGCAGCCAGGCCATGAAGGACCTCC AGTCCAGATCTTGAAGTGGCCCCAGAAGGTGTGGACGTGCCTTGGTTTTACTCTTCTCACCTTCTTTAGAGGGATTTCTAGTTCACTGGGAACCTTTATCGGTCATGCGTACCCAGGGCTGTTTCTACTCTCATATGGGCTGTATCAAGCAGTAGTGGTCTCCAAAGCTGTGATATTCAGTGACTCTTTCCTGTATCCTTCATCACCTCCCAGGAGTAAGGGGAGATGGGCCAGGCTGTGGAAAATATCCTACGGAGGTTTGCTGAAGACGCTGGCTGGCTCTGGCTTGTTAGTGTATGAGATAAGCTGCGTGAAGAGAGGGCTGATACTGATGAACAGGGAGCTGCCCCTGACAGTTATGTACGCCAAAGAGTGGCAGCACGTCACCATGTACATCCTTCTCACCCTCAACGGCTGTGTAGAGGTCGTGAGCAAGAACTTGCTGCCTCAGCACTGGGTGCCCCTAGAAGAAGGGACCTTGGTGCTGACTTTCTATGTGCTCCTGCTGTTGCTGGTGTCACATGTTCAGGACTCAGCAGGGGTGGAGCTGCAGGTTCACTCTCTGCTCATCTTGGTGGTGTTGTTGCTGATGCTGGTGTTGACCGTACAGCTGTGGGTTCCCGACACGTTTCAACTCTCAGTGATCGGGACCTTTCTGTTTCAGATCATAGGCTCCTGGCTGGTACAGGCCGGCTTCATTCTGTACAAACCAGGCACCGGCTACCCGGGGCAGGATGATGACATCATTGACATCACGTTTGTCACCACCTTCTTCTGCTGGCATGTGATGATCGATGCTTTGTGCCTGTTGGGAATCTATGGCGTCTCTTCCTTTTGGCATTGTTGTTACCGTCCCAGCTGGAAGCTAACAGGGTCCAGAGAAGCTCCATGTTACACGACCACCGTGGGACCCCTCTACAAATTGCTGCAGGAAGTGGATCAGTCAGAGTCTGGCAGTCTCTCAACCTCTAGCTGGGTCTTAAATGTCTGGGCTCAGATCCTAGTGAGGGCTGAGGATAACAACTGTTGTGACCAAGTTTTCTGA
- the RGSL1 gene encoding LOW QUALITY PROTEIN: regulator of G-protein signaling protein-like (The sequence of the model RefSeq protein was modified relative to this genomic sequence to represent the inferred CDS: inserted 2 bases in 2 codons; substituted 1 base at 1 genomic stop codon), with translation MSNAEMIGSTNLIILLEDETFADFFNTFLSLLVFGQTPFYTLENSXWSLWPEIPHDLIAKYKGLLTWLEKYRLPFFCKTNLCFHYILCQEFISFVQSPEGEALLNLSVWHPNQSTTRREILSHKQKVALFKLQSYWLPNFYTHAKTIMAKEESCQALMQEYETRLYSICYTHVGGLPLSMSIKKGHHPQKRYSSGKAKRKMWQLTDQGSWSLEVNTNPDTNTLLPQELFPQGKLVIQMPSPKETSLKERIISFQEEDILCAKKSNVKNKAKSHLHMEGLFETSFFTHLRTVTPIINYSPHKTIKKAVEQNLSLGYTHWALCADAXAGSPIWDHLKKQNLKVEVRLLDLWQDLHDFLSVLMSNRKTGKAFLXHMLGNWICELCLNEQIGLRLPLKSQTIKGLKELLPSGDVNLWIPRAQKEICNVGHASQKWVGIWKIRSRLTKNPIWSSILANLTI, from the exons ATGAGCAATGCTG AGATGATTGGTTCTACAAATCTTATAATTCTGCTAGAGGATGAAACCTTTGCTGATTTTTTCaacacatttctttctctccta GTCTTTGGTCAGACACCATTTTACACTCTTGAAAATTCATAGTGGAGCTTGTGGCCAGAAATACCCCATGACTTG ATTGCAAAGTACAAAGGATTATTGACCTGGTTGGAAAAATACCGGTTACCTTTCTTCTGTAAAACCAACTTGTGTTTCCATTACATTCTCTGTCAGGAGTTCATCAGTTTCGTTCAGTCCCCAGAAGGAG AGGCCCTTCTGAACCTTTCCGTCTGGCATCCCAACCAGTCAACCACCAGGAGGGAAATCCTGAGTCACAAGCAAAAAGTGGCTCTGTTCAAACTCCAGAGCTATTGGCTCCCAAACTTTTATACCCACGCTAAGACGATCATGGCCAAGGAGGAATCGTGCCAGGCTCTGATGCAGGAATACGAGACTCGCCTGTACAGTATCTGCTATACCCACGTAGGAGGGCTCCCTCTGAGTATGAGCATCAAGAAGGGGCACCATCCCCAGAAGCGGTACTCGAGCGGGAAGGCCAAGAGGAAGATGTGGCAGTTGACAGACCAGGGCTCTTGGTCTCTGGAAGTGAATACCAACCCAGATACCAACACTTTGCTCCCCCAGGAGCTGTTTCCTCAAGGCAAGTTGGTTATACAAATGCCTTCCCCGAAAGAGACCTCTTTAAAGGAGAGAATTATCAGTTTCCAGGAAGAGGATATTCTCTGTGCCAAGAAGTCCAATGTGAAGAACAAAGCCAAGAGCCACCTCCACATGGAGGGCCTCTTTGAGACATCATTCTTTACCCACCTGAGGACTGTCACCCCCATCATCAATTACTCCCCCCACAAGACAATTAAGAAGGCCGTGGAGCAAAACCTCTCCTTGGGGTACACCCACTGGGCCTTGTGTGCTGATG TTGCAGGGAGTCCCATTTGGGACCACCTGAAGAAGCAAAATTTGAAAGTGGAGGTCCGACTCCTGGACCTATGGCAGGACCTGCACGATTTCCTCAGTGTCCTGATGAGTAACAGGAAGACTGGGAAAGCCTTCC GGCACATGCTGGGCAACTGGATCTGTGAGCTCTGCCTTAATGAGCAGATTGGTCTACGCCTACCACTAAAATCCCAAACCATCAAAGGCCTGAAGGAGCTGCTGCCATCTGGGGATGTGAACCTCTGGATTCCCAGAGCCCAGAAGGAGATCTGCAATGTAGGCCATGCCTCACAGAAATGGGTTGGTATCTGGAAGATTAGGTCAAGACTGACCAAAAATCCTATCTGGTCATCTATCCTGGCTAACTTAACGATATAA